In Fusobacterium massiliense, a single window of DNA contains:
- the cas8a1 gene encoding type I CRISPR-associated protein Cas8a1/Csx8 codes for MKYDIDKNEYGFDTAISASDWKYSAAITGLIYYFKELEKKYEIKKVIIDEITDSYLLYNKEDINEENYLDFIERFYSEEALAHKKLENQLKHTKEFTTEIIKSIKENMSANTVLKKVFSKTKFDGTNKDEVLKLLDENRHSIIKETFRNKKDLYDNYCQTSRLLEKGDNSPCRLKGYYFDPNRKSKATGYNFVSSSVDYFDDEIFDFIPFAFTGSPFETIFLNDNLDLEILENMNYKLREYFSEEKENETERLKSLKQEKAIKEKKNEETEGNQNSVPLKKLFLNILQKKVDYIKYGMEIIYKNRDKEYFETWYLRNESIKVLKEIEDFSKLDIRIKITDKYYFNLLDEVFSAILNLSLLTNSILYLLKDRESFIKIDVTRENLTKLFKYNYAINQLIKVNRIIRNGGKEMDKNLKSSIKACASEVVRRFIKDNSLNKLASYRQKLLSSVVAKNHKRILDVLTQLSVYSGVYFSFAFDYIENQTQNEDIIHYFILELEQNRLESKKNKENGDQE; via the coding sequence ATGAAGTATGATATTGATAAGAATGAATATGGTTTTGATACTGCAATATCTGCTTCTGATTGGAAATATTCAGCAGCTATTACAGGATTAATTTATTATTTTAAAGAATTAGAAAAGAAATATGAGATAAAAAAGGTAATTATTGATGAAATTACTGATAGTTATTTACTATATAATAAAGAAGATATCAATGAAGAAAATTATTTAGATTTTATTGAAAGATTTTACTCAGAAGAGGCATTGGCACATAAAAAATTAGAAAATCAATTAAAGCATACAAAAGAATTTACCACAGAAATTATAAAAAGCATAAAAGAAAATATGTCAGCAAACACAGTTTTAAAAAAAGTATTTTCAAAAACAAAATTTGATGGAACAAATAAAGATGAAGTATTGAAGTTACTTGATGAAAATAGACATTCAATTATAAAAGAAACTTTTAGAAATAAAAAGGATTTATATGATAATTATTGTCAAACAAGTAGACTTTTAGAAAAAGGAGACAATAGTCCTTGTAGGCTCAAAGGTTATTATTTTGACCCTAATAGAAAGTCTAAGGCAACAGGTTATAACTTTGTTTCTAGTAGTGTAGATTACTTTGATGATGAAATATTTGATTTTATCCCATTTGCTTTTACTGGAAGTCCTTTTGAAACTATATTTTTAAATGATAATTTAGATTTAGAAATATTAGAAAATATGAATTATAAATTAAGAGAATATTTTTCTGAGGAAAAAGAGAATGAAACAGAAAGACTAAAAAGTCTTAAACAAGAAAAAGCAATTAAAGAGAAAAAAAATGAAGAAACAGAAGGAAATCAAAATTCTGTACCTTTAAAAAAATTATTTTTAAATATCCTACAAAAAAAAGTTGACTATATCAAATATGGAATGGAAATAATTTATAAAAATAGGGATAAAGAATATTTTGAAACTTGGTATTTAAGAAATGAAAGTATAAAAGTATTAAAAGAGATTGAAGATTTTTCAAAATTGGATATCAGAATAAAAATTACTGATAAATATTATTTTAATCTTCTTGATGAAGTGTTCTCTGCTATTTTAAATCTAAGTTTATTAACAAATAGTATTTTATATTTATTAAAAGATAGAGAAAGTTTTATAAAAATAGATGTAACTAGGGAAAATTTAACAAAACTTTTTAAATACAACTATGCTATTAATCAATTAATTAAAGTAAATCGAATAATAAGAAATGGGGGAAAAGAAATGGATAAGAATCTAAAAAGTTCTATAAAAGCTTGTGCAAGTGAAGTTGTAAGAAGATTTATAAAAGATAATTCTTTAAATAAGTTAGCATCATACAGACAAAAATTGTTAAGTTCAGTTGTTGCTAAAAATCATAAAAGGATTTTAGATGTTTTAACTCAATTATCAGTATACTCAGGAGTATATTTTAGCTTTGCTTTTGATTATATAGAAAATCAAACTCAAAATGAAGATATAATACATTATTTTATCTTAGAATTAGAACAAAATAGATTAGAAAGTAAAAAAAATAAAGAAAATGGAGATCAAGAATAG
- a CDS encoding Rrf2 family transcriptional regulator has product MKLKNEIEYVFRILNYLSLQGKDRVVTSTEIAENENIPHLFSIRVLKKMEKKGLLKIFKGANGGYKLNRDPKEITLKDAVETIETEIIIKDKACLAGQTSCSVIFEALEKIENNFLNNLEKVNFYDLTHQKSKISVDENLD; this is encoded by the coding sequence ATGAAATTAAAAAATGAAATAGAGTATGTATTTAGAATTTTAAACTACTTATCATTGCAAGGTAAAGATAGAGTTGTAACATCAACTGAAATAGCAGAAAATGAGAATATTCCTCACTTATTTAGTATAAGAGTACTAAAGAAAATGGAAAAGAAAGGTCTTTTAAAAATATTTAAAGGAGCAAATGGAGGATATAAATTAAATAGAGATCCTAAAGAAATTACTTTAAAAGATGCTGTTGAAACGATAGAAACAGAAATTATTATAAAAGATAAGGCTTGTTTAGCAGGACAAACTAGTTGTTCTGTTATATTTGAAGCTTTAGAAAAAATAGAAAATAACTTTTTAAATAATTTAGAAAAAGTAAATTTTTATGATTTAACACATCAAAAATCTAAAATTTCTGTTGACGAAAATTTAGACTAA
- a CDS encoding PP2C family protein-serine/threonine phosphatase produces the protein MIIAFYMIIAFLIYIFFTYVYIKRMVNHYTNEELKIISGLKNKERLEKLPDNIKTEYIETLEKVIKQENELNNSLNELKEYRKELDTTYNTLVSKTSQLEYTNNMLEKRVKNLSSLNHISKMALSMFNVDRIVETIADAFFILTTTTRVAICLWEDGKLITKKVKGNISPIHPLEYSKELLEKFTNSDYNKIYYDVSRKIFILNGEKVIIVPLKVKEKHLGVIFLIQNTDQILDINNEMISALGIQASISIDNASTYKYLLEKERISKELELASTIQKQILPKTLRKIENVDISTYFSPAKEIGGDYYDYSIRNNNLSITIADVSGKGIPAAFLMALSRSMLKTINYVSNIGPSKELNLFNKIIYNDITEDMFITMMNAKFDMETSIMTYSSAGHNPLLVYKKNEDKVELLGTKGVAIGFIDNYLYKENNVELTNGDIVVFYTDGIIECENSKRELFGIERLKEILYRVKELSAEEIKDVILSEIESFRKDYEQSDDITFVILKLIK, from the coding sequence ATGATTATCGCTTTTTATATGATTATAGCCTTTTTAATATATATATTTTTTACATATGTATATATAAAAAGAATGGTAAATCATTATACTAATGAAGAATTAAAAATCATATCTGGACTTAAAAATAAAGAAAGATTAGAAAAACTTCCGGATAACATCAAAACTGAGTATATAGAAACTTTAGAAAAAGTAATAAAACAAGAAAATGAACTAAATAACTCATTGAATGAATTAAAAGAGTATAGAAAAGAATTGGATACTACCTACAATACTTTAGTATCAAAAACATCTCAACTTGAATATACAAATAACATGCTCGAAAAAAGAGTTAAAAATTTATCAAGTTTGAATCACATATCAAAAATGGCTCTATCGATGTTTAATGTTGATAGAATAGTAGAAACAATAGCTGATGCCTTTTTTATTCTTACTACAACAACAAGAGTTGCAATTTGTTTGTGGGAAGATGGAAAGTTGATAACAAAAAAAGTAAAAGGTAATATAAGTCCTATTCATCCACTGGAATATTCAAAAGAATTATTAGAAAAGTTTACAAATTCTGATTACAATAAAATTTATTATGATGTTTCAAGAAAAATATTTATACTAAATGGAGAAAAAGTAATAATAGTTCCGTTAAAAGTAAAAGAAAAACACTTAGGGGTTATTTTCTTAATTCAAAATACGGATCAGATTTTAGATATAAATAATGAGATGATTTCAGCATTAGGAATACAGGCCTCAATTTCAATAGACAATGCATCAACTTATAAATATTTATTAGAAAAAGAAAGAATTTCTAAAGAGTTGGAACTAGCTTCCACAATTCAAAAACAAATTTTACCAAAAACTTTGAGAAAGATTGAAAATGTAGATATATCAACTTATTTTTCTCCGGCAAAAGAAATAGGGGGAGATTATTATGATTATTCTATAAGAAATAATAATTTATCTATTACTATTGCTGATGTTAGTGGGAAAGGGATACCAGCTGCTTTCTTAATGGCACTATCAAGATCAATGTTAAAAACTATAAATTATGTATCAAATATTGGACCATCTAAAGAATTAAATTTATTTAATAAAATTATATATAACGATATAACGGAAGATATGTTTATAACTATGATGAATGCAAAGTTTGATATGGAAACATCAATTATGACATATTCTAGTGCTGGACATAATCCTTTATTAGTTTATAAGAAGAATGAAGATAAAGTAGAATTATTAGGAACTAAGGGAGTAGCAATAGGATTTATAGATAATTATTTGTATAAAGAAAATAATGTTGAACTTACAAACGGAGATATTGTAGTTTTTTATACAGATGGTATAATAGAATGTGAAAATAGTAAAAGAGAATTATTTGGAATAGAAAGATTAAAAGAAATATTATATCGAGTTAAGGAGCTTTCTGCAGAAGAAATTAAAGATGTAATTTTATCAGAAATAGAAAGTTTCAGAAAAGATTATGAACAATCAGATGATATAACTTTTGTTATTTTAAAACTAATAAAATAA
- a CDS encoding DUF1385 domain-containing protein: MNKPSIGGQAVIEGVMMRGSEFLATAVRRPSGEIVYKKTKLIGKNNEFLKKPFIRGVLMLFESLVIGVKELTFSANQSGEEEEKLSDKEAVMTTIFSLGLGIGIFIVLPSVLGNFLFSDNRMYANLFEAFLRLIIFIGYIWAISFSKEVGRVFEYHGAEHKSIYAYENDMELTPENAKKFTTLHPRCGTSFLFIVMFIAIIVFSVIDFLLPIPTSIFAKFLSKVVLRVVLMPVIASLSYELQKYSSCHLNNPFIKLISLPGLALQKITTREPDLSELEVAIVAIKVSLGYEVTNAKEVFE, translated from the coding sequence ATGAATAAACCATCAATAGGAGGACAAGCTGTTATAGAAGGAGTAATGATGAGGGGTAGTGAATTTTTAGCTACTGCTGTTAGAAGACCTTCAGGAGAGATAGTCTATAAAAAAACAAAATTAATAGGAAAAAATAATGAATTTTTGAAAAAGCCTTTTATAAGAGGAGTTTTGATGTTATTTGAATCTCTTGTAATAGGAGTCAAAGAATTAACATTCTCAGCAAACCAATCAGGAGAGGAAGAAGAAAAATTAAGTGATAAAGAAGCAGTTATGACAACTATTTTTTCTTTAGGATTAGGGATAGGAATATTTATAGTTTTACCTTCTGTATTAGGGAATTTTTTGTTTTCTGATAATAGAATGTATGCTAATTTGTTTGAAGCATTTTTAAGATTAATAATTTTTATAGGTTATATTTGGGCAATATCTTTTTCCAAAGAAGTAGGAAGAGTATTTGAATATCATGGAGCAGAACATAAATCAATTTATGCTTATGAAAATGATATGGAATTAACTCCAGAAAATGCAAAGAAATTTACAACATTACATCCAAGATGTGGAACAAGTTTCTTGTTTATAGTTATGTTTATTGCAATAATTGTATTTTCAGTAATAGATTTTTTATTACCTATACCAACAAGCATATTTGCAAAGTTCTTATCAAAAGTTGTATTGAGAGTTGTTCTTATGCCAGTGATAGCTAGTTTATCTTATGAATTACAAAAATATAGTAGTTGTCATTTAAATAATCCATTTATAAAATTAATCTCATTACCAGGTTTAGCTTTACAAAAAATTACAACTAGAGAACCAGATTTAAGTGAACTTGAAGTAGCTATAGTTGCTATAAAAGTTTCTCTTGGATATGAAGTGACAAATGCAAAGGAAGTTTTCGAATAA
- a CDS encoding cupin domain-containing protein has translation MLGKEIKEYGPVFNSDDLMVVHLHLEAGQKIQPHDHPGQEIFFTVVDGEVEVYLNEEETHVLQPKKVLNFKGEARISATALKESDVFVYLVNRRK, from the coding sequence ATGTTAGGAAAAGAAATAAAAGAATATGGACCAGTATTTAATTCAGATGATTTGATGGTTGTACATTTACATTTAGAAGCTGGACAAAAAATTCAACCTCATGATCATCCAGGACAAGAAATATTTTTTACAGTTGTTGATGGAGAAGTTGAAGTTTATTTAAATGAAGAAGAAACACATGTGTTACAACCTAAAAAAGTTTTAAATTTTAAAGGAGAAGCAAGAATTTCTGCTACTGCTTTAAAAGAAAGTGATGTATTTGTATACTTAGTAAATAGAAGAAAATAA
- a CDS encoding Abi family protein: protein MSCSEIHLSYEQQLNKFISRGMLVKNKEKALERLKHISYYKIKQFSTFFMDNSGNYKQNTSFEAVIQNFYFDKNLRMEFLKCSEKIELSIKNKIAYLLGVKYGAFGYLNFSSWCDRTRPKQEIQNEESKFKKKIQNKMKLFSDNSIIKDFVINNPTETYLSIWRLSEVLTFGEVLYLFEMMSQKNKVSIARTYNLKVDEFTSYVNNIKLVRNLCAHNMSIIHLKLRTIPKMNTDFSNILNRYDRIFSSILIIIYFIKNINPNYQFKTLYHTVCQLIKRNKVAKIYGIKNYKLLKKYIKS, encoded by the coding sequence ATGAGCTGTAGTGAAATCCATTTAAGTTACGAGCAACAATTAAATAAATTTATAAGTAGAGGAATGCTTGTTAAAAACAAGGAGAAAGCTCTTGAAAGATTAAAACATATAAGTTATTATAAAATTAAACAGTTTTCTACATTTTTTATGGACAATAGTGGAAATTATAAACAAAATACTTCTTTTGAAGCAGTAATTCAAAATTTTTATTTTGATAAAAATTTAAGAATGGAATTTTTAAAATGTTCAGAAAAAATTGAATTGTCAATAAAAAATAAAATTGCATATCTTTTAGGAGTTAAATATGGAGCATTTGGTTATTTAAACTTTTCAAGTTGGTGTGATAGGACTAGACCCAAACAAGAAATTCAAAATGAAGAATCAAAGTTTAAAAAGAAAATTCAGAATAAAATGAAATTATTTTCAGATAATTCTATTATTAAAGATTTTGTTATAAATAATCCAACTGAAACTTATTTAAGTATCTGGAGATTGTCAGAAGTATTAACTTTTGGGGAAGTATTATATCTTTTTGAGATGATGTCACAAAAAAATAAGGTATCTATTGCTCGTACTTATAATCTTAAAGTTGATGAATTTACTTCTTATGTGAACAATATAAAATTAGTTAGAAATTTATGTGCTCATAATATGTCTATCATTCATCTAAAATTGAGAACTATTCCTAAAATGAATACTGATTTTTCAAATATATTAAACAGATATGATAGAATATTCAGTTCTATATTAATAATAATTTATTTTATAAAAAATATAAATCCTAATTATCAATTTAAAACACTATATCATACAGTGTGTCAATTAATTAAAAGAAATAAAGTAGCTAAAATATATGGAATTAAAAATTATAAGTTGTTAAAAAAATACATTAAAAGTTAA
- the cas6 gene encoding CRISPR-associated endoribonuclease Cas6, producing the protein MRFILDFELGTVRLPIEIRRTVISFFKKSLTEAHNSKYYPEFFTGTQIKDYSFSVIFPLDKYFGEEIYLKRPEMKVVVSCSEKNNIGFLLVNVFLSQRNKKFPLPKDTHMILKDVRIIEEKIIKGEEAIFQTTIGGGVVVREHNKEENKDIYYSVGNKRFEEVLNWLMKERFKRLGYPEDIFKDFSCELLEGRKIVVKHFDLKFPVTTGRFKVKAPKILLEEIYRTGMGSRLSQGFGLLEYLGGEIKDEV; encoded by the coding sequence ATGAGGTTTATTTTAGATTTTGAATTAGGTACTGTTAGACTTCCAATAGAAATCAGAAGAACTGTTATAAGTTTCTTTAAGAAGTCTTTAACAGAGGCACATAATTCAAAATATTATCCAGAATTTTTTACAGGAACTCAAATAAAAGATTATTCATTTTCTGTAATTTTTCCTTTGGATAAATATTTTGGAGAAGAAATTTATTTAAAAAGACCTGAAATGAAAGTTGTAGTATCTTGTTCAGAAAAAAATAATATAGGTTTCTTGTTGGTAAATGTATTTTTATCACAAAGAAATAAAAAATTTCCTTTACCTAAAGATACTCATATGATTTTAAAAGATGTCAGAATAATTGAAGAAAAAATTATTAAAGGGGAGGAGGCTATTTTTCAAACTACAATAGGTGGAGGAGTTGTAGTAAGAGAACATAATAAAGAAGAAAACAAAGATATCTACTATTCAGTGGGAAATAAAAGATTTGAAGAAGTTTTAAATTGGTTAATGAAAGAAAGGTTTAAAAGATTAGGATATCCTGAAGATATTTTTAAAGATTTTAGTTGTGAACTATTAGAAGGAAGAAAAATAGTTGTTAAACATTTTGATTTAAAGTTTCCTGTGACAACTGGAAGATTTAAAGTAAAAGCTCCTAAAATTTTATTAGAAGAAATATATAGAACAGGTATGGGTAGTCGTTTATCACAAGGATTTGGACTTTTAGAGTATCTAGGTGGTGAGATCAAAGATGAAGTATGA